The Deinococcus ruber region AAACACCGACTGGCGCAGGTACGGTCTCTGGCGTCCGAGGCACTGAACGCGGTGATGCTGCTCAACCGGCACATCACGGTCGAACGGGCCGACCAGATCCGGCTGCACGACGTTCAGGACACCCTGAGCCGCGCCACCATGCGCCTCGACGCCCTGCGCGACAGCCTGCGCGGCCTCCTCGACCTGCAACTCTCGCTCCAGAGCCAGCGCATGAACGAGGTGATGAGAACGCTCGCCGCCGTCAGCACGGTGTTCCTGCCGCTCACCTTCCTGGCGGGCGTGTGGGGCATGAACTATCAGTACATTCCCGAACTGCACTGGAAATACGGCTACGCCTTCGCGTGGGGCTGTTTTCTGCTGGTGGGGATTGCGCTGGCGTTGTATTTCAAGAGGCGGCGGTGGTGGTAACAACCAGGAACACATATGCACTGACGCCAGCAAGAAAGAGGAGGGGCCGCCCCCGACCGAGATTGCCATCAAACCTCAAACGGCCAATAACCAGAAACGCCGACCCGCCTTACAAGCACCTGCATCTATCTTTCGGAAGGCTGGATGATTGATAGAAAAACAGACACGCCTGCTAAAAAGGGACGTGTCTGTAATCATCAAAACAGTATTTACTTGCGCTTTCCAGCTTTTACAGCATGCCTGCCAGAAAGCCCTGCTTCCGAATGGCGCGAATCAGGTCCATGATGGTGTGAAAGCTGGGGTCGTAATGGACTTCGATCTGCCCTTCATCGGGAATGGCTTTGCTGACGCCGCCCAGCGCCAGCAGCGCTTCGGCCACGCGCACGCCTGCCTCGCGGTCCATGCCACGCACCCCGATAAGTGTTCTGGTCATCTTCTGAGTCATATCGTTTCTAGCCTAACGTCTGCGGCGGCTCTGCTGTGTGACAGAGCCGTCTTCTGGAGGGCGGTCCCTGTCAGGAGATGCGCCCGGCGTCGGTGTAGCCGCCCCCCGTGAAGCGCTCGCCCGGCGCGGTCTGCTGGCGGCTGCCCAGATGATGAACGGCGTAGCGGCCCAGCACGTGGCTGCCCTCGGCCTCGGCGGCCTGCTGAAGCTGCTGGGTCACGGCGTAGTGAATCTCGTACACGGCGGCGTCGTAGGCGCTCTTGATGACCGCGTGCAGCAGGGCCGCCCCCGTCTCATTCGTCTGCTCTCCCAGGTCGGGGTGCAGCAGGCAGGCCGTCACCAGAATGATCGGGCGGTCGCCCATCCAGACGCTCTGGGCCAGCATCAGCCCTTTCACCTGTCCGTTTTCCTCGGCCACGAAACTGTGCTCGCTCCGCAGATAAAAGCGCAGCGACGGCAGAGTGGTTCTCAGGCGACCTTCCCGCTCGCGTTCCGGCAGGGCGTCAAATCCCGGTTCCAGATGCCGCTGCACCGTCAGATCGAGCGTGCTCAGTGCTTCAAAGTCGTCTTCAGTAAATACGCGGTAACGCATGCCCTGAGCTTAACGGCTGTGGCGCAGCAGGAGCGCAGATCGGGGCCGGACGCCTGCCGCCGGGCTGTCGGGAACATTCGTCAGCCGAAATGCAGCCGAGAAGAGCAGGGAAAACGTCGTCCAGAACGCTGTTCTCATTCCCCGCAAGGAGGCTCGTTCACGCCCTGCTTCCAGTGTTTGCTCTAGACTGCGCCGCATGACCGCGCCTTCTTCCCCGGCCCGCACCAAGCTCACGCAGCTCGCCTCGGCGCTGCGTCACTTCCATTCGGCGCTGCTCGACCACACCCGCTCCGATTATGAATTCCGCGAGGGCCGCATCGACGGGCCGTTTGCCCTGTACAGCCTGGTGATGAATCATCCGAGCTTTCAGTGGTTGCGCCCGCTCAGCGGCCTGATGGCGACGCTCGACGAGGTGCTCGATACCAAGGACGTGCTGACCGAACGCCATCTTCAGGACGTGCGTTCGGCGCTGGGTCTGCTGATGCTCGGCACCGACACCCGCTTTGCCGAGTTCCGGACGGGCTATGAGCGGGCCGCCGCCGATCCCAAGGTGCGCGAAACAGAGGCCCGCTGGCGGGAGATTCTGGACGGCCTGGACGCATGAAACTGATCGTGGGTCTGGGCAATCCTGGCCTGAATTTCGCCCAGACCCGCCACAACGTCGGCTGGCTGGTGCTGGACGAACTGGCCCGGCGGCAGGCTCAGACATGGCGCAGCAGTGGCAACGCGGAAATTGTCGATGTGCGGCTGGGCGGCCAGAAGGTGATGCTGGTCAAGCCCCAGACCATGATGAATGCCTCCGGGCGGGCCGTGCAGCCGCTGCTGGCGTACTTCAAGATGACGCCCGCCGATCTGCTGGTGGTGCAGGACGACCTCGACAGCCCGTTTGGGCTGATGAAGTTGCGGCGTGGCGGGCGGCACGGCGGGCAGAACGGCGTGCGCGACATCATTGCGCGGCTGGGCACCGAGACGTTTGACCGCCTCAAAATCGGCATCAGTCGGCCCCCGCCGGGGCGTGATCCTGCCGACTGGGTGCTGAGCCGCTGGGCCGAAGACGAGCGTGCCACCTTGACTGAACTGGTCAGGCTGGGTGCAGGTGCAGCCGAACTCTGGATCACCCACGGTCTGGCCGAAGCGCAGGGCAAATACAACAGCACCGATCTGCGCCCCAGGCTGCCGGAAGTGCTGCCCGCCCCCGCTGAAGCCGCAGCCGATGGGGGAGAGCACAGCTAAGACCCGTTCCAATGAAAAGGCTTCCTGCGTCGCGGATTCTGTTAGGTCAGAGGCAGGAAGAACGAGACGGCTTTCCCGAAACTGAAGAGGTCGCCTCCTTCCTGATGAGCCCGGCCTTGGCCTGAGCACTGCAAAGCGCTGCCGGTCTACGGGTGGCTGCTACCCTGGCCGTATGGAACAACTCTTGACGCCGCTGCTGTCGGGTCTGGGACTGTCGGGCGCAGCGGGTCTGAACGCCTATCTGCCGCTGCTGCTGGTGGGCCTGCTCAACCGCTTCGGCGTGCTGCATCTGGCAGAGCCGTACTCGCTCCTCAGTAGCCCCTGGGTGCTGGGCGGCGTGCTGGTGCTGCTGGTGCTCGATTTTATCGGCGACAAGATTCCCGGCGTCGATCACGCGCTGCACGTGTTCGGCGGCGTACTCAATGCCGGGTCAGGGGCGCTGCTGTTCGCGGCCCAGAGCGGGTTTATCACTCAGGGCGGGCTGGCAGGCCACCACCTGAACCCCACGCTGGCGCTGCTGCTGGGGCTGCTGGTATCGGGCGGCGTTCATACCACGCGCACCCTGCTGCGGCCCGTGTCTACCGGCCTGACAGGTGGCCTGGGCAATCCGGTCGTCAGCAGCGCCGAAGACGGAAGCTCGCTGGTGCTCAGTGTTCTGGCGATCTTTGCCCCGCTGCTGGCGGTGGTGCTGCTGCTGATTCTGCTGCTGGGTGCATGGCGAATATTGGCGCGGGTTCGCCGCCGTTTCGTCTGAGGGCGCTGCGTCCCGAGCACCGGGCAGCGCAGATCTAGCTGCGTCATCACTCGTTCCATCTGAACCGGAGGGCCGTCCAGCAGGATGGCCCTTTTTGATGTTCGGAGTGTTGCACGGAAAATTCTGGGCGAAGTGCAGAAGATTTTGAAAGTTGGCGACAGAATTTCCGAAATTTATGCAATTTGTCTGTTCAAGTTTGGCAAAAAAGCCGTCCATGAATTGACAGTGTGCAATACCTTCGGCTACCGTGAAGCATCCGGCGCAGACGCAGCCAGATGGAAACGGGCAGAGCGGGGGGCAGCATGAAGCAGCAAGGAGAGGGCCAGACATGAAACTGATCACGGCAGTTGTGCGCCCAGAGCGAGTGCAGCAGGTGAAGGAAGCCCTGTTCCGGGCAGGTATCAGCGGCCTGACCCTCGCCAAGGTGAGCGGTCACGGCGGCGAGCAGGAAGTGGTCGAGCACTACCGGGGCACCCGCGTGATGGTCGAGTTCCGCGAGAAGGTGGAATTCAAGATGGCGGTGTCCGAACCCTTCGTTGAAGCGGCGATTCAGGCGATTCAGCAGGGGGCGCGTACCGGCGAGGTCGGAGACGGCAAGATTTTCGTGCAGGACCTGGAGCGGGTGATCCGCATTCGCACGGGTGAGCAGGACAATTCGGCCCTCACGCCCGTCACGCAGAGCGCCACCAAGCCCGTTCCCGTCTAACGATGCCCCTTCCTTCAGGGCTGTTCATCAAGGAGTCAACGATGCATACACTCAGGAAGCGACTTGTTTCCGGCGGCCTGACCCTCGCGGGGCTGAGTCTGCTGGGCCTCGCCTCGGCGCAGGCTGCCACGCCCAAGCTGGATACCGGCGACACCGCCTTCATGCTCGTTTCGGCGGCGCTCGTCATGCTGATGACGCCCGGTCTGGCCTTCTTCTACGGCGGCATGGTACGCGGCAAGAGCGTGCT contains the following coding sequences:
- a CDS encoding P-II family nitrogen regulator — its product is MKLITAVVRPERVQQVKEALFRAGISGLTLAKVSGHGGEQEVVEHYRGTRVMVEFREKVEFKMAVSEPFVEAAIQAIQQGARTGEVGDGKIFVQDLERVIRIRTGEQDNSALTPVTQSATKPVPV
- a CDS encoding heavy-metal-associated domain-containing protein — encoded protein: MTRTLIGVRGMDREAGVRVAEALLALGGVSKAIPDEGQIEVHYDPSFHTIMDLIRAIRKQGFLAGML
- the pth gene encoding aminoacyl-tRNA hydrolase, translated to MKLIVGLGNPGLNFAQTRHNVGWLVLDELARRQAQTWRSSGNAEIVDVRLGGQKVMLVKPQTMMNASGRAVQPLLAYFKMTPADLLVVQDDLDSPFGLMKLRRGGRHGGQNGVRDIIARLGTETFDRLKIGISRPPPGRDPADWVLSRWAEDERATLTELVRLGAGAAELWITHGLAEAQGKYNSTDLRPRLPEVLPAPAEAAADGGEHS
- a CDS encoding DUF4126 domain-containing protein, which codes for MEQLLTPLLSGLGLSGAAGLNAYLPLLLVGLLNRFGVLHLAEPYSLLSSPWVLGGVLVLLVLDFIGDKIPGVDHALHVFGGVLNAGSGALLFAAQSGFITQGGLAGHHLNPTLALLLGLLVSGGVHTTRTLLRPVSTGLTGGLGNPVVSSAEDGSSLVLSVLAIFAPLLAVVLLLILLLGAWRILARVRRRFV
- a CDS encoding DUF1999 domain-containing protein: MRYRVFTEDDFEALSTLDLTVQRHLEPGFDALPEREREGRLRTTLPSLRFYLRSEHSFVAEENGQVKGLMLAQSVWMGDRPIILVTACLLHPDLGEQTNETGAALLHAVIKSAYDAAVYEIHYAVTQQLQQAAEAEGSHVLGRYAVHHLGSRQQTAPGERFTGGGYTDAGRIS